In Citrus sinensis cultivar Valencia sweet orange chromosome 4, DVS_A1.0, whole genome shotgun sequence, one DNA window encodes the following:
- the LOC102631183 gene encoding ATP-dependent Clp protease ATP-binding subunit ClpA homolog CD4B, chloroplastic: protein MARLLAQLTNAPALVPGGRHFQSQNAGRSRRNVKMMSYMQPSASRISSFSGLRRSNALDTFTCDFHSTVAVSLSSRRGKSGRAGGFVVKAMFERFTEKAIKVIMLAQEEARRLGHNFVGTEQILLGLIGEGTGIAAKVLKSMGINLKDARVEVEKIIGRGSGFVAVEIPFTPRAKRVLELSLEEARQLGHNYIGSEHLLLGLLREGEGVAARVLENLGADPSNIRTQVIRMVGESTEAVGAGVGGGSSGNKMPTLEEYGTNLTKLAEEGKLDPVVGRQPQIERVVQILGRRTKNNPCLIGEPGVGKTAIAEGLAQRIASGDVPDTIEGKKVITLDMGLLVAGTKYRGEFEERLKKLMEEIKQSDEIILFIDEVHTLIGAGAAEGAIDAANILKPSLARGELQCIGATTLDEYRKHIEKDPALERRFQPVKVPEPSVDETIQILKGLRERYEIHHKLRYTDEALVSAAQLSYQYISDRFLPDKAIDLIDEAGSRVRLRHAQLPEEARELEKELRQITKEKNEAVRGQDFEKAGELRDREMDLKAQISALVDKGKEMSKAETEAGDVGPVVTEVDIQHIVSAWTGIPVEKVSTDESDRLLKMEETLHKRVIGQDEAVKAISRAIRRARVGLKNPNRPIASFIFSGPTGVGKSELAKALAAYYFGSEEAMIRLDMSEFMERHTVSKLIGSPPGYVGYTEGGQLTEAVRRRPYTVVLFDEIEKAHPDVFNMMLQILEDGRLTDSKGRTVDFKNTLLIMTSNVGSSVIEKGGRRIGFDLDYDEKDSSYNRIKSLVTEELKQYFRPEFLNRLDEMIVFRQLTKLEVKEIADIMLKEVFDRLKTKDIELQVTERFRERVVEEGYNPSYGARPLRRAIMRLLEDSMAEKMLAREIKEGDSVIVDVDSDGNVTVLNGSSGAPESLADPLPVV, encoded by the exons ATGGCTAGGCTTCTGGCTCAGTTAACTAATGCCCCTGCTTTGGTTCCTGGCGGAAGACATTTCCAGTCCCAAAATGCTGGAAGATCAAGAAGGAATGTCAAAATGATGTCTTATATGCAGCCGTCTGCTTCAAGAATTAGTAGTTTCTCAGGATTGCGACGCTCCAATGCTTTAGATACATTCACCTGTGATTTCCATTCCACGGTGGCTGTTTCACTCTCTTCTAGACGAGGAAAGTCTGGAAGAGCTGGTGGATTTGTTGTTAAAGCCATGTTTGAGCGCTTCACAGAGAAAGCAATTAAAGTGATTATGCTTGCCCAAGAGGAAGCAAGACGGCTTGGCCACAATTTTGTTGGCACGGAGCAAATTCTATTGGGTCTTATTGGTGAAGGCACTGGCATTGCTGCTAAGGTTCTTAAATCAATGGGAATCAATCTTAAAGATGCACGTGTAGAAGTGGAGAAGATTATTGGAAGGGGAAGTGGTTTTGTTGCTGTGGAAATTCCGTTCACTCCTCGTGCAAAGCGTGTCTTGGAGCTTTCTCTGGAGGAAGCCCGCCAGCTGG GCCATAATTATATTGGGTCCGAGCATCTTCTCCTTGGGCTTCTTCGTGAAGGGGAAGGTGTAGCAGCTCGTGTTCTTGAGAATTTAGGTGCTGACCCTAGTAACATCCGCACACAG GTTATTCGTATGGTTGGTGAGAGCACAGAAGCTGTTGGCGCTGGTGTTGGAGGAGGAAGCAGTGGCAACAAGATGCCAACACTGGAGGAGTATGGAACAAATTTGACTAAGCTAGCAGAGGAG GGAAAATTGGATCCTGTTGTTGGGAGACAGCCACAAATAGAGCGTGTTGTCCAAATTTTGGGCCGTCGAACTAAGAATAATCCATGTCTTATTGGAGAACCTGGTGTGGGTAAAACAGCAATTGCAGAAGGCCTTGCTCAACGGATTGCAAGTGGTGATGTTCCTGATACCATTGAAGGAAAGAAG GTTATTACCCTGGATATGGGTCTTCTTGTTGCGGGAACAAAATATCGTGGAGAGTTTGAAGAAAGATTGAAGAAACTAATGGAGGAAATCAAACAGAGTGATGAAATAATTCTATTCATTGATGAGGTGCACACTTTAATCGGCGCAGGAGCAGCAGAAGGGGCTATTGATGCTGCTAACATCCTGAAGCCATCTCTTGCCCGAGGAGAGTTACAG TGTATTGGTGCCACAACACTAGATGAATATAGAAAGCACATTGAGAAAGATCCAGCATTAGAAAGACGATTCCAGCCAGTTAAAGTGCCAGAACCGTCAGTGGATGAAACCATACAAATTTTGAAAGGGCTTCGAGAGCGATATGAAATTCACCACAAGCTTCGTTACACTGATGAAGCACTAGTTTCTGCTGCTCAGTTGTCATACCAGTACATCAG TGACCGTTTTCTCCCTGATAAAGCTATTGATTTGATTGATGAAGCTGGTTCTCGGGTTCGTCTTCGTCATGCACAG CTCCCCGAGGAAGCTAGAGAGCTTGAAAAAGAGCTCAGGCAGATAACTAAGGAGAAGAATGAGGCTGTTCGTGGCCAAGACTTTGAAAAG GCTGGAGAGTTACGTGATAGAGAAATGGACCTTAAGGCTCAGATATCTGCTCTTGTCGATAAAGGCAAAGAGATGAGCAAGGCAGAGACTGAAGCAGGGGATGTTGGTCCTGTTGTGACTGAAGTGGACATTCAACACATTGTCTCAGCTTGGACGGGCATTCCGGTTGAAAAAGTCTCGACTGATGAATCTGATCGCCTCCTCAAGATGGAAGAGACCCTTCACAAGAGAGTTATTGGTCAGGACGAAGCTGTCAAAGCTATTAGTCGTGCTATCCGGCGTGCACGTGTTGGACTCAAAAACCCCAATCGACCAATTGCTAGTTTCATCTTTTCTGGTCCAACTGGTGTCGGGAAGTCTGAACTGGCCAAAGCACTGGCTGCCTATTACTTTGGCTCAGAGGAGGCCATGATCAGGCTTGATATGAGTGAGTTCATGGAAAGACACACTGTTTCCAAGCTCATTGGTTCACCACCTGGTTATGTTGGTTACACTGAGGGTGGTCAGCTGACTGAGGCTGTTCGCCGTCGTCCTTATACTGTTGTACTCTTTGATGAGATTGAAAAGGCTCATCCTGATGTCTTCAACATGATGCTTCAAATTCTCGAGGATGGAAGATTGACAGACAGCAAGGGAAGAACTGTAGACTTCAAGAATACTCTTCTAATAATGACATCAAATGTTGGAAGCAGTGTAATTGAGAAGGGAGGACGCCGCATTGGTTTTGATCTTGATTATGATGAGAAAGACAGCAGTTACAACAGGATTAAGAGTCTGGTAACTGAGGAATTGAAGCAGTACTTCAGGCCGGAGTTCTTGAATAGATTGGATGAGATGATTGTTTTCCGACAACTCACCAAGCTGGAGGTTAAAGAGATTGCTGATATAATGCTGAAGGAGGTGTTTGATAGACTCAAGACAAAAGATATTGAGCTTCAAGTGACAGAGAGATTTAGGGAGAGGGTGGTTGAGGAAGGTTATAACCCAAGCTATGGAGCAAGGCCATTGAGAAGAGCCATTATGAGACTTTTGGAAGACAGCATGGCTGAGAAGATGCTTGCAAGAGAGATCAAAGAGGGTGATTCGGTCATTGTTGATGTCGATTCTGATGGGAACGTGACTGTGCTCAACGGCAGCAGCGGTGCTCCAGAATCATTGGCAGATCCACTACCTGTTGTGTAA
- the LOC107177797 gene encoding uncharacterized protein LOC107177797, with the protein MARQMQGKASKLKFQNCFAVDREGLGGGLAICWTDDINVEIKSFSKHHVDVVVHSEGRRYCRCIEVYSHPETDQKKHTWELLRRLTGLSSLHWLCFRDFNEVLNLNEKFRDRDRRANMVNDFKEVVKDFNLTDLGSTEYPFTWSNRRFEVNIIEERLDKCLGNSSWRESLQEKAAQNLISWSSDHNPLMMEVLEKDSGKEIRRIEMKIDNILLDEEVFWKQRSRADWLKERDKNTCFFHSKASTRKNKNKIRSLEDESGKWTKNEEEVERLFYEYFSKIFSSTNHSRKQMDVAVEELPAKVTKEMGNNLDQPFTEEEVAEALAQMCPTKAPSPYGLLAVFFQKHWNSVKEGVVTTCMHILNKGDNLAPLNDTYIALIPKVNKPKKSD; encoded by the exons atggcTAGACAAATGCAAGGGAAAGCTAGTAAGCTAAAGTTCCAGAATTGTTTTGCAGTTGATAGAGAGGGATTGGGAGGTGGCTTAGCAATATGTTGGACAGATGACATTAATGTGGAAATCAAATCTTTTAGCAAACACCATGTGGATGTTGTGGTTCATAGTGAAGGGAGAAGATACTGTCGATGTATTGAAGTTTACAGCCACCCTGAAACGGATCAAAAAAAGCATACATGGGAGCTGTTAAGAAGGTTAACTGGTTTATCTTCACTTCATTGGCTATGTTTCAGGGACTTTAATGAGGTTctgaatttaaatgaaaaatttagagaTAGAGATAGAAGGGCAAATATGGTGAATGATTTCAAGGAAGTAGTAAAAGATTTTAACCTAACGGATTTGGGGAGTACCGAGTATCCATTCACATGGTCAAATAGAAGATTCGAGGTGAATATTATAGAAGAGAGGCTAGACAAATGTTTAGGAAATAGTAGCTGGAGGGAAAGTTTGCAAGAGAAGGCAgcccaaaatttaatttcttggaGCTCCGATCATAACCCTCTAATGATGGAGGTCCTAGAGAAAG ACAGTGGAAAGGAGATTAGGAGAATAGAAATGAAGATAGATAACATTCTTTTGGATGAGGAAGTTTTTTGGAAACAAAGGTCGAGGGCGGATTGGCTGAAGGAAAGAGACAAAAATACATGTTTCTTTCACTCAAAGGCCTCtacaagaaagaacaaaaacaagatTCGCAGCTTGGAAGATGAAAGCGGGAAGTGGACAAAGAATGAGGAAGAAGTGGAACGACTGTTTTATGAgtacttttcaaaaattttcagCTCAACAAATCATTCTCGGAAGCAAATGGATGTAGCTGTAGAGGAATTGCCAGCAAAGGTTACAAAGGAGATGGGAAACAACTTGGACCAGCCTTTCACGGAAGAAGAAGTTGCAGAAGCGCTAGCTCAAATGTGCCCCACGAAAGCACCAAGCCCATATGGACTCCTAGCTGTGTTTTTCCAGAAGCACTGGAACTCAGTGAAGGAGGGGGTGGTTACAACTTGTATGCATATTTTAAACAAGGGAGATAACCTTGCACCTTTAAACGATACCTACATTGCTTTGATTCCGAAAGTAAATAAGCCAAAAAAAAGTGACTGA
- the LOC102630264 gene encoding transcription factor ICE1-like, protein MLSRLNGVVWMDGKEEEGSAAWARNNINNNSSNSINNNCNTNNMSCSNNNDNNNGVIENEEEMGSLPGFKSMLEVEDDWYVTGNTSLNNHQDITFPPNLGDPTTDNLLLNAVDSSSSCSPSSSVFNNFDASQVHYFLPQKNSFSSFMNVVSNNNSLEHGFDLGEMGFLDTQATHALNRGNGGILNGFNDLSANNQMNATNLCSDPQFGTNRTLQFPENGSSSFAGFRGFDENNGNSLFLNRSKLLRPLETFPSTGAQPTLFQKRAALRKNLGGNEASLGVLGTQNSQLLCGIESDKGKKELTEDNEKKRKLSISDDLEDVSVDGSGLNYDSDDFLENNKVEEMGKNGGSSSNAISTITGGDQKGKKKGLPAKNLMAERRRRKKLNDRLYMLRSVVPKISKMDRASILGDAIEYLKELLQRINDLHNELESTPPGSALTPSTSFYPLTPTPPALHSRIKDELCPSSLPSPNGQPARVEVRVREGRAVNIHMFCSRRPGLLLSTMRALDNLGLDIQQAVISCFNGFAMDVFRAEQCKEGQDVHPEQIKAVLLDSAGFHGMM, encoded by the exons atgcttTCTAGACTAAACGGTGTGGTCTGGATGGACGGGAAAGAAGAGGAAGGCTCAGCTGCGTGGGCCAGAAACAACATaaacaacaacagcagcaaCAGCATCAACAACAATTGCAACACTAACAACATGAGCTGCAGTAACAACAACGACAACAACAATGGTGTGATAgagaatgaagaagaaatgggTTCACTTCCTGGATTCAAGTCCATGCTTGAAGTGGAAGATGACTGGTATGTTACTGGTAATACTAGTTTAAATAACCATCAAGATATTACATTTCCACCAAACCTTGGTGACCCAACAACTGATAATCTGTTGCTTAACGCTGTGgattcttcatcttcttgttCACCATCTTCCTCTGTTTTCAACAACTTTGATGCATCTCAAGTTCACTACTTTTTGCCTCAAAAAAACTCCTTTTCTTCATTCATGAATGTTGTGTCCAACAACAACTCTTTAGAGCATGGCTTTGATTTGGGTGAAATGGGGTTTCTTGACACACAAGCAACTCATGCTTTGAATAGGGGGAATGGTGGGATTTTGAATGGTTTCAATGATTTGAGTGCCAATAATCAGATGAATGCTACTAATTTATGTTCTGATCCGCAATTTGGAACTAACCGTACGCTTCAATTCCCGGAAAATGGTAGCAGTAGTTTCGCGGGTTTTCGGGGTTTTGATGAGAATAATGGGAATTCTCTGTTTTTGAATAGGTCTAAGTTGTTGAGGCCACTTGAAACTTTCCCTTCGACGGGAGCACAACCCACTCTTTTCCAAAAAAGAGCTGCTTTGAGGAAAAATTTAGGTGGTAATGAGGCCAGTTTAGGGGTTTTAGGTACACAAAATAGCCAACTTTTGTGTGGGATTGAGAGTGATAAAGGTAAGAAAGAACTGACTGAAGATAAtgagaaaaagaggaaattGAGTATTAGTGATGATTTGGAGGATGTGAGTGTTGATGGGTCGGGTCTTAACTATGATTCTGAtgattttttagaaaataataaggtGGAGGAAATGGGAAAAAATGGTGGTAGTAGCTCCAATGCAATTAGCACTATCACTGGTGGAGATCAGAAGGGCAAGAAGAAGGGTTTGCCAGCGAAGAATCTGATGGCGGAGAGGAGACGCAGGAAGAAGCTCAATGATAGGCTCTACATGTTGCGGTCGGTTGTTCCAAAGATTAGCAAa ATGGATAGGGCTTCAATTTTGGGGGATGCAATTGAGTATTTGAAGGAACTTCTCCAAAGGATCAATGACCTCCACAATGAATTGGAGTCAACCCCTCCTGGTTCAGCATTGACTCCTTCCACAAGCTTCTATCCTTTGACACCGACTCCACCTGCCTTGCACAGCCGTATCAAGGATGAACTTTGCCCCAGCTCACTGCCAAGCCCAAATGGCCAACCTGCAAGG GTTGAGGTCAGGGTGAGGGAAGGAAGAGCCGTGAATATCCACATGTTTTGCAGCCGTAGACCAGGTCTTTTGCTCTCCACGATGAGGGCATTGGATAATCTTGGACTAGATATCCAGCAAGCTGTCATCAGTTGTTTCAATGGCTTTGCCATGGATGTTTTCCGAGCCGAG CAATGCAAGGAAGGCCAGGACGTTCATCCTGAGCAAATCAAGGCGGTACTCTTGGATTCAGCCGGCTTCCATGGCATGATGtag